Genomic DNA from Gemmatimonadota bacterium:
TCTCGGGTGAGGCCCGCGTTCTCGTGGCCACAGCGATCATCGAAAACGGCCTGGACGTGCCGACGGCCAACACGCTCATCGTCCACGGCGCAGACCAGTTCGGCCTGGCCCAGTTGTACCAGTTGCGCGGCCGCGTGGGCCGCTCGCACCACCGCGCCTACTGCTACCTGGTCGTGCCCGACGGGGTGAAAGAGGACGCCGAGCGCCGGCTCAGGATCCTGGAGCACTTCAGCGAGCTCGGCAGCGGCTACGCGATCGCCATGAAGGACCTGGAGCTGCGCGGTGGCGGCAACATCCTGGGCGCCGATCAGTCGGGCTTCGTGCACGCCGTGGGCCTGGAGACATACACGCGCCTGCTGGAGGACGCAGTGCGCCGGCTCCGGGACGACCCGGACCGCGCGCGGCACGCCGCGCCCGAGGTGACGCTCGAGGGTACCGCGCTGATACCGGACGGCTACATTGCCGACGCTTCCCAGAAGCTGCACGTGTACCGGCGTCTGTCACGGGCCGAGGAACCGGCGCAGATCGCCGCGCTGGCGGAGGAGCTGACCGATCGCTTCGGCGCGCCCCCGGCGCCGGTCGGCAGGCTGCTGCTGGCAGCGCGGCTCCGCCTGCTGGGCCAGCGCCTGGGCGTGGAGCGCATCCTGCTGCGCGAGCACGAGGCGCGGGTCAACTGGGCGGAAGCCGTGGTACCGCGCATGGCTGCGCTCCAGGGCGCGTTCCGGGACCGCCAGTTGGAGGTGGAGGTGCGCCGCGCCATGCCACTTTCTCTGGTGCTCCGACGTTACGGCACGGAGCCTCTGGCGGACACGCTCGCCGAGGCGCTCGAGTTGTTGTCCCCTCGCGCGGTGCAGGCCGCCTGAAGCGGCCGCTGGCGGGCTGGAACCTGATCCGCCCCCGGGGTACCTTCGTGCGCCCTGAAAAGGAAACGACGGAATGGAGCTTTACGGGATGAGGAGAATCGTCGCGACGACCGCGGTGCTGGCCGGAGCGGTCGCGATCTCGGCGTGCGAAGGCGTGGGTCAGGCCCTGTCCTCGCACACCGACGTGCTCGCCCGGGCGGGCGGCCACGAGTTCACGGTCCAGGAGGTGTCGCGCCTGCTGATCGACAATCCGCGCCTGCCAGCGCAGCCGGACGTGGTCGAGGCGCTGGCCAACGTGTGGATCGATTACACGCTGCTGGCCGGCCACGTTGCGCGTGACTCGACGCTGGAGAGCCTGGACCTGCGCGACGTAGTGCAGCCCGAGATCGACAACATCGTGGTGAGCAGGTACCGCGACGACGTGGTCGTGGTGGACACGATCCTCACCGAGGACGAGCTGCGCGCCCGCTTCGACCAGGACCAGCCGGGCCTGGAGGTGCGCGCGAGGCACGTGCTGCTGCAGGTCACGCCGGACGCGACACCCGAAGTGCGAGACAGCGTGCGCACGCTGATCGCGGACGTGCGCAGCCGCGCAGCCGCAGGCGACGACTTCGGCGCTCTGGCCGAGGAATACAGCCAGGACCCCGGCAGCGCGACGCGCGGCGGGGACCTGGGCTTCTTCCCGCGCGGGCAGATGGTGAGGCCGTTCGAGGAGGCCGCCTTTGCGCTCCAGCCGGGCGACGTCAGCGACGTGGTGGAAACCAGCTTCGGCTACCACGTCATCAAGGTAGAGGAGCGACGCGAGCCCAACTACGAGGAGCGCAAGGACGCGTTCGCCCAGTCGCTCAAGACGCAGCTCGTCTTCGAGGCCGAGCAGGCCTACGTGGACAGCCTGCTGGAGGCGCTGGAGATCGAGGTGCAACCGGAGGCTCCCGACGTCGTTCGTGAGTTGGCCAGGGACCGCGAGGCGGAGCTGGGCGCGCGGCGGCGGGGCCGGACGCTCGTCTCCTACCGCGACGGCCGTTACACGGTGGGCGACCTGGCCGATCTCCTCTACAGGGTCGCCCAGGCGCAACTGGCGCAGCTGGCCGCGGCCGGCGACGAGGAGGTCCAGGGCATCCTGGAGCAGCAGGCGCGCAACAAGATCCTGATCGAGTCCGCGCGCCGTGCCGGCCACACCGCCACCCAGGTGGAGCAGGACAGCGTGGTGGCGGCGGCGCGATCGATGCTGCGCGCCGCGACGACCGGGATGGGGCTGGCGGACCTCCAGCCCGTCGAGGGCGAGGACGAGCGGGCCATGATCGACCGGGTCGTGTTCGAGGCGCTGGTCGAGGCGGCCGCCGGTCGCCGCAACGTCCCGCCCCTGGGACCGCTCTCACACTTCCTGAGAGAGGGCGCCAACGCCCGCATCTTCATGCAGGCGGCCGAGGAGGTCATCCGCGTAACGAACGAGGGTCGCCGGGAGAACCTGCCCGAGCTGCCCGAAGGGCAGCCGGTGCCGACGCAGCCGGTCCCCGACGGCGAGCAGACCGAAGAGCAAGGCGGCTGACGGGCGAGCGGAACCGACCCGGAGTCCGAGCATACAATGCGGGGCCGGCGCGGATGCGTCGGCCCCGCGTTCATCCACACACGGCTTTGGCGCACCATGACAGCTCCCCAGCTCCCGCATTTTCCGCGCGCCGCGGCGCTCGCGCTCGCGACCGTGGCGCTGCTGCCACCCGCGAGAGCGGCCACGCAGGAGCCGGACCTACCCGCCCCGACCCAGCCTCAGGCGGCGCCGCAGTTGCTCGACGGCATAGCCGCCGTGGTGGGCGACAGCATCGTCCTGCGCAGCTACCTGGACGAGCAGTTGGTGGACCTGGCGCGCGCCGGGCAGCAACTACCGAACGACCCGGTCGCGCTGGCCGAGCTACGCGGCGAGATCCTGCGGGGATTGGTGGAGGAGCTCGTGATCGTGCAGGCCGCGCTCCAGGACTCGGTCATCGTTCCCGAAGAGGAAATCCAGGGCCGGGTCGATCAGGAGATCGAGCAGGTGGAGGCGCGCTACGCCAATGAAGGCGGCGCACCGGCCATGCAGGCAGCGCTGCAGCGGGAGGGGCTGACCCTGGCCGCGTATCGCAACATCCTTGCCGGCCGCCTGCGCAAGCGCGAGACGATCACCGCCTACATGCGCGAGATGCGGCAGAGTCGCGGCTACCCGCCGGTGACCGATCAGGACGTGCGCGACCTCTACGAAGAGCAGAAGGAGCGGCTGGGGCAGCGCCCGGCCACGGTCAGCTTCCGCCAGGTGGTGATCGCCCCGGAGCCGTCCGAAGAGGCCAAGGAAGCGGCGCTCGAGGAGATGCGCGGCATTCTCGACGAACTCGCCGAGGGCGCGGAGTTCGAGGCGCTCGCCCGGCGCCACTCCGACGACCCCGGCAGCCGCCAGTTGGGCGGCGACCTGGGCTGGTTCAGGCGCGGCATCATGGTCGACGAGTTCGACCGCGTGGTGTTCACCATGCGCGTCGGCCAGATCAGCCCCATCGTCGAGACCCCTTTCGGCTTCCACGTGATCAAGCTCGAGAAGACCAAGGGGCCCGAGCGCCAGGCGAGCCACATACTGGTGACGCCGGAGATCACCGACGCCGATCGCGAGCGCGCGCGGGCGCGGGCCGACTCGGTAGCCGCGGCGCTGCGCGACGGCGCCTCCATCGAGGACATGATCGAGGAGTACCACGACGAGGGTACCGGCGAGCAGTCGCGCGTCGGCCCCTTCCCGCGCGACCTCCTGCAGCAGCGTCAGCCCGCGTACGCCGCGGCGCTGGAAACGGGGCAGGTGGGCGACGTGGCGGGTCCGCTCGAATTGCCGGGTCCGCCCGACGTGAAGTTCGCGGTCGTGTTGCTCACGGAAGTCGCCGCGGCCGGCGAGTTCTCGTTCGATGAGGCCGAGGCCACGCTGCGGCAGCAGCTCCAGGACCAGCGCCTGTATCAAGAGGTGGTGGGGGAGCTGAGCAGTCGCATGTACGTGGACGTCCGGCTCTGACCGCAGCCGCGGAGCCCGCGTCCCGACCCCGGCTGGCGCTGACGCTTGGGGACCCGCGCGGGATCGGGCCCGAGGTCGCCGCCGCCGGCGTCCGCGAGCACGCCGGCCGCGCGTCCTTCCTCGTCTTCGGACCCGCCGGCGCGGACGTCGACCTCGGCGAAGCGGAGTTCCGCCAGGTCGGAGCCTGGACCCCCGGCGCGGGCGACGCGCTGGCGGGGCGGCTCGCCGGGGACGCCATCCGCGCGGCGGTGGACGCCGCGCTGGCCGGCCAGGTGGACGCCCTCGTCACCGCTCCCATCGACAAGCACGCGCTGCAGCGCGGCGGGTACGCCTTCCCCGGACACACCGAGTTGCTGCGGCACCTCACCGCCTCCGGGGCGGTCGCCATGATGATGGCCGCCGAGCGAACGCGCCTGGGCGGTCCCCTGAGGGTGGTCCTGGCCACCACCCATTTGCCTCTCGCGGCCGTACCGGCCGCCGTTACCCGAGATCTGCTGGTGGAGCAGGGACTGTTGGGTGCGGCCGGCCTGCGCGCCGGCTGGGGAATCGCCGAGCCGCGCGTGGCGCTGTGCGCGCTCAACCCGCACGCCTCCGACGGCGGCCTGTTCGGCACCGAGGAGGCCGACGTGCTGGCGCCGGCGGTGCAGGGCCTGCGCCACGCCGGCGTGGACGCGTCCGGGCCGTTCCCGGCGGACACGGTCTTCACGCGCGCGCTGCGAGGTGAGTTCGACGCGGTGATCGCGCCGTACCACGACGTCGGCATGGCTGCGTTCAAGACGGCGGCGTTCGGAACGGGCGTAAACGTGACCCTCGGACTGCCCTTCCCGCGCACGTCCCCGGACCACGGGACCGCTATGGACATTGCCGGAAGGGGGGTCGCGGACCCAACTTCCATGAACGAGGCGATCGGCCTCGCGGCCCACTTGGCGATGCGGGGATGGGGGTAGGGGGCGAACCCGAATGATCCGGTTCGAAAACGTAGTCAAGCGGTACGCCCGGGCGACCGCGCTGGACGGCGTGAGCTTCCAGCTCGGCAAGGGCGGCTTCTGCTTCCTGACGGGCCACAGCGGCGCGGGGAAATCCACCGTGCTGCGTCTCCTGCACATGGCCGAGCGGCCCACCTCCGGCGAGGTCCGCGTGAGCGGCTACTCCGGGTCCAAGGTCCGACGCCGCGACATTGCCAGGCTGCGCCGCAAGATCGGCTACGTGTTCCAGGACTTCCGGCTACTCCAGGACCGCACCGCCGCGGAGAACGTGGGCTTCGCGCTGGAGGTCACCGGCGCGCGGCGCGCGGAGGTGAGAACCCGGGTCGCCCGCCTGCTGAGCCAGGTCGGCCTGTCCACGAAGTCGGGGGCGCTGCCCAGCCAGCTGTCCGGAGGCGAGCAACAACGCGTGGCGATCGCGCGCGCTCTCGCAAACGATCCGCTGGTGCTGCTGGCTGATGAGCCGACCGGCAACCTGGACGAGCGCGCCACGCGCGGCGTGTACGATCTCTTCTCCGAGATCAACACCGCGGGGACGGCGGTGGTGTTCGCCACCCACGACCTGGAGCTGGTGCGCCGCGCGGCCTTCGCGCGCGTCCTCGAGCTGGACCACGGCAAGATCGTTTTCGACTCGGCCGAGCGAGGCGCAGCGTGAATCACGCCCTGCGCGAAGCGCTCGCGGCTTTCCGGCGCGCGCCGCTCCTCACCGCCCTCTCTGCCGCCATGATCGGCCTGTCGCTGCTGGTCGTGGGCCTCTTCGGCGTCGCGACGTGGAACGTCAACCGCGTGCTGGACGAGGTGGAGTCGCGGGTGGAAATCGTTGCCTACCTGCGCGACTCGGCCAGCCCCGATCAGGTCACCGAGCTGCAGGCCGCGCTCGTGGAGCGACCCGACGTGGACCAGGTCTTCTACGTCACGCGCGAGCAGGCGCTCGACAACGCGCGCCGCGACATGGCCGAGTTCGACTCGATCTTTTCCTCGCTGGAGGTCAACCCGCTGCCGGCGTCGCTCGAGATACGGATGTTGGCACGTTATCGGGACGCCGCCGGGGTGCGCGCGGTCGCGGCGGCGGCCAGTGAGATGCCGATCGTGGAGGACGTCCGCTTCGGCGCCGACTGGCTGGACAAGGTCTTTCTGCTGCGCAAGGTGGCGGGCGCCGCCAGCGTGGTTCTCGGGGCGACGTTCGGACTGGTGGCGGCGCTCATCATCGGCGCCGCGGTGCGCATTTCCATCTTCGCCCGCAAGGAGGAGATCGAGATCATGCACCTGGTGGGCGCGGGCGACGCCTTCATCCGCGGCCCGTTCCTGCTGGAGGGGCTGTTCACGGGGGTGCTCGGAGGCGCCGCCGCGCTGAGCGCCACCTACCTGGTGTTCCGCGTCCTGTCGGGCCGCGTAGTGCACCTGGCGTGGATGCCGGCCCAGTGGGTGGGGCTGGGGCTGCTGGCGGGAGCGCTGCTCGGGATGCTGGCCAGCGCGTTCGCCGTGCGGCGCTACCTGCGCACGACGTGAGGACGCTCGCCGCGCTGGCGATCGGCGCGCTTCTGACCGCCTCGGCCGCGCCGGCGACCGCGCAGGTCACGCGCGAGATCCAGGAGAGCCGGCAGCGGCTCGAGCAAATCCGCGCCGAGCGGGAACGGCTGCAGACGGAGATGCGGCAGCTCAGCAACCAGGTGCAGAGCGCCACCCGCAGGGTCACCAACCTGGAGGGCCAGGTGGACGCCAGCGTCGCCGCGCTGCGCGAGATGGACTTCCAGACCGCCGCCCTCGCCACGAGCTCAGAGGAGATCTCCGGCGCTCTGACCCGCACCCGCGACCAGTTGCGCGAGCGCAAGGCGGTGCTGAACCGGCGACTGCGCGAGATCTACAAGCGCGGGCCGATGCACACCGTGCGAGTGCTGCTTGGCGCGCAGAGCTTCGCCGACGTCCTGACGCGCTACAAGTACCTCCAGCAGATCGCGCTCGCGGAGCAACTCCTGGTGAGCGAGGTGAGCTCGCTCGAAGGCGACCTCGTGGCGCAGGAACGCGACCTGGGGCTGGGCCTGCGCGAGCTGGAGCGCCTGCGCTCGGAGAAGATCGCCGAGGTGGCGCGCCTGGAGCGCCTCGAGGGCCAGGCGCAGAACGCGTTGCGCGGGGCGAGGCGGCGGGAGGCGGACACGCGGTCCCGGCTCGGGGAGCTGGAAGCCGACGAGCGGCAGCTCGCCGGCGCCATCGCGGAACTGGAGCGGCGCCGGCTCGAGGAGGAGCGCAGCCGCGTGATCGCGGGCGGCGCGCCCACCGGCGGCGGAGCGCTCGACATGGCCGACCTGGGTTCGCTGGACTGGCCGGTCGACGGTCGGCTGGCATACCGCTTCGGGCCGGAACGGCGCGCCAACGGCGTGGTGCTGCGCTGGAACGGCGTGGGCATAGGCGCGGCCGCGGGTACGCCGGTTCGCGCGGTGGAAGAGGGCAGGATAGTGCACGCCGGCCAGTTCGAGGGCTACGGCCCATCGGTGTGGGTCAGCCACGGCGCCGGGTACTACACGCTCTACCTGTATCTGCGATCGATGGCGGTGGGAGTCGGCGACTCGGTGACCAAGGGACAGGTGCTGGGCACGGTTGGCGGTGAGGGAACGCCCGAGGGCGCCCACATCGAGTTCCAGGTACGCGTTCCGGTGCGCGGCGGCGTACCGGAGGCCGTGGACCCGCTCACGTGGCTGCGCGCGCGCCGGTGAGCGCGGACCGGTCCCTGCCCCCGGTCGTAGGTCACGAGCAGGCGCGCGCCGCGCTCGCGCGAGCCGCGTCCGAAGGACGCCTGCCGCAGTCCCTTCTGTTCCACGGCCCGCGCGGGGTAGGCAAGCAGCGCGTCGCGCTCTGGCTGGGCCAGCTCCAGGTGTGTGAGGCGCCCACCCCGGACGGTCCCTGCGGGACGTGCCGCGGCTGCACCCTGGCGCTCCGCTTGGAGCACCCCGACGTGCACTGGTTCTTTCCCCTCGCGCGGCCGCGCGGCGCCTCCGGCAATCGCCTGACGTCCGCGCTGGAGGACGCGCGTGCCGAGAGGCTGGAGCAGATCCGTACGGCGCCGCTCGCCCTGCGGGACGACGGCGAGGTGAGGGGCATCTACCTGGCGCAGGTGCAGTCCATGCGCAGGACGATTACGCCCCGCCCGGCGATGGCGCGCCGTCGAGTTCTGATCGTCGGGGAGGCACAGGCGATGGTCCCCCAGGAGGCCAGCCCCGAGGCCGCCAACGCGTTCCTCAAGCTGCTGGAGGAGCCGCCACCGGACACCCACGTGGTGATCACCTCGCCGGTCCCGGACGCCCTCCTGCCCACCATCCGCTCGCGCGTGGTGGCGGTGCGCCTCGGGCCGATCCCTGCGCACGATGTGGCGGGGTTCCTCGCCGAGCACGCGGGCGTGGACGACGGGCGGGCCCAGGTGCTGGCCGCGCTCGCCGATGGCTCGATCGGCAAGGCGCTCCGGCTGCTGGCGGAATCCGAGGAGGACTCGGGTCCCAGGCTCAAGGCCGCCCGGCTGATGGACGCCGCGCTGGCCGACGACGAGACGCCGCGCTACGCCATGGCGCTGGCCATGCCGGTGGCCGGATCGCGCGGCGAGTTCGTGGAGACGCTCGAGCTGCTCGCCGGCTGGTTCCGCGACGTGGCGGCGCACGAGGCGGCGGGCGCGGGCGCGGTCATCAACGCCGACCGCGTGGATCTGGTGGAGGGCTGGTCCGCGCGCGCGCCGCGGGCCGCGGAGCGGTCGGCGGACGCGCTGGACGCGATCGACCGCGCGCTCGAGGCGGCGCGCCGCAACGCGGATCCGCAGCTTGTCACCCTGGAGCTTCTGACGGACCTGCGGCGCACCGCGCGGTAGGCCGCCCCCAGCGCGAGAGCGTGCCGGCGCGGAAGTCCCGTGTGCACCGCGCCACACCCGCGGGATGCAGCGCGCACCGAATGCCTACGGGACTTCTGCAACGGTACACTAGCCGCCCCCTTGTCTACGCCGCTCTACTGCGTACGACCGTTCGCGGCTAGATTTTCCGGGTGTCTGCTCCCGAGTCCCGCTCTCCCCGCATGATCGACGTAGGCGACAAGGACGTCACGCAACGCGTGGCCGTCGCCGAGGGCGCGCTGCGCATGGACGCGGCGACGCTGGGCGCCATCGTGCGCGGAGAAGCGCCCAAGGGCGATCCGCTTCCGGTCGCGCGCATCGCCGGCATCCAGGGCGCCAAGCGCACCCCGGAGCTGATCCCGCTGTGCCACCCCCTGCCGCTCACGGGCGCCGACGTTGAGCTGCACATAGACGAGTCGCTGCCGGGCGTGCGCGCGCGCGCGACGGTCAAGACTCGCGCCCGCACGGGGGTGGAGATGGAGGCGCTGGCGGCGGTCACCACGGCGCTCCTCACGGTCTACGACATGGCGAAGGCGCTGGACCGCGGCATGCGCCTGGAAGACGTGCGCGTCGTGCGCAAAGAGGGAGGCAGGTCGGGCACCTGGACCGAAGAGGCGTCATCGTGAGCGGGGTTCCCGGCTGGCCCGACTTCGTGGAGCGCCGGGCCCGCCCGCCCGCGCGCGCCGCGCCGCCGGCCCCGCGACCCTCGTTGCTGCGCCGGAGCTCGGTGATGGTGGCCGCGGTGGCGCTGGTGGGACTCGCCAGCCTCGGCGGGGGAGCCGACACCGCCACCACGGAGCGCGCCGCCCGCGACCGGGCCGCCGAGCAGCGGGCCCAGATACTGCGCGAGGCGGGCGCCGGAGAGCGCGCGGTGCTGGAGGACCGCATCACCCGGCTGGACCGCGTCATCACCTATTCAGCGCGCTTCGGCGTGCCCGCCGACCTCGCAGCCGAGATCTACGACGCGGCGGTGGGTGAGGGCGTCGACCCCGCGCTCGCGTTCGCGCTGGTGCGCGTGGAGAGCAGCTTCAGACGCCGGGTGGTAAGCAATCGCGGAGCGGTGGGCCTGACCCAGGTCCTGCCGAGCACCGCGTTCTGGCTGGAGCCGGACCTGGAGCGGCGCGACCTGTTCCGCGAGCGCACCAACCTGCGCGTCGGTTTCCGCTATCTGCGGTCGCTCATCGAGCGCTACGACGGCGACAGGCGCACCGCGCTGCTGGCTTACAACAGGGGGCCGACCCGGGTCGACTCGCTGCGCAGGCACGGCGTCGATCCGGCCAACGGCTACGCGGACGCGGTCATACGCCTCGCGGTGCCCTAGTGTACCGTTGCACACTAGACTCCCGGGCGCGCACTCCGCGAGTCGTCCCGCTCAGTCGGACACCCGCAGGTAGTTGCCCAGGACCCGGTTGAGCGACTGGAGCAGCGCCATGGCCGCCGCGCGCGCCGGGTCGGAGCCGCGCAGCACGGCGCCCACCAGGGAGTTGCCTCCGGGGCCTGAATCGGTGGCCACGGCGACGACGATCAGGGTGTGGTCGAAGGCCCGCACCTCCTTGGCGCCGACCACCCGGGCGCGCAGCTCCTGGGCGGTCTTCGTCACCGCGTCCAGCGCCGCCATGGCCGAGGTCCGGAGCTCGATAACGTAGCCCGACTCGTCAATCGACTCGCCCGAATATGACTCCCCCTTCCACTCGAGCTCCACGCGGATGCGCACCCGCCCGTCGCGTTCGGGGGTGCGCACGACGGACATCAGCCGGACCCGCTTCTGGTCCGTCGGGCCGGACGATTCCTTCTTGGGCATCATCCTCCGTCCTACCCGTGGTAGTTGGGCGCTTCGCGGGTGATCACCACGTCGTGCGGGTGCGACTCCCGAAGTCCGCCGGCGGTGATGCGGACGTAGCGAGCGCTCGTGCGCAACTCGTCGATGTCGGCGCAGCCGCAGTATCCCATGCCGCTGCGCAGGCCGCCGACGAGCTGATACACGACGTCGGCCATGGGACCCTTGTAGGGCACGCGCCCCTCGATGCCCTCCGGCACGAACTTGCGGGCCGGGCTGGAGGCGTCCTGGAAGTAGCGGTCGGCGGAGCCCTCCTCCATGGCGGAAAGCGAGCCCATGCCGCGCACGATCTTGAAGCGGCGGCCCTCGAGCAGGAAGCTCTCGCCGGGGCTCTCCTCGGTGCCCGCGAGCAGCGACCCCATCATCACCGCGTGGGCGCCGGCCGCCAGCGCCTTCACTATGTCGCCCGAGTACTTGATGCCGCCGTCGGCGATGACGGGCACCTCCGCGTCGGCGCCGCGCACGGCCTCGGAGACGGCCGTGAACTGCGGCACGCCGACCCCCGTCACGACGCGCGTGGTGCAGATGCTGCCGGGGCCGATGCCCACCTTGACGGCGTCGACGCCGCGCTCCACCAGCGCCCGCGCCCCATCTGCCGTGCCCACGTTGCCGGCGATGATCTGCGTGTCCGGGAAACGCTCGCGCGCCTTCTCGAGCGCCCGCAGGACGCCGTCGGAGTGGCCGTGCGCGGTGTCGATCACGAGCGCGTCAACGCTCGCCTCCACCAGCGCCGCGGCGCGCTCCAGGTCGGCGTCGGAGGCGCCGATCGCGGCGCCCGCGCGCAGGCGCCCGTGGTCGTCCTTGCAGGCGTTGGGGAATTGGCGGCGCTTGAAGATGTCCTTGACGGTGATCAGCCCGCGCAGCTTCCCCTCCCCATCCACCACCGGGAGCTTCTCGATGCGGTGCTCGTGCAGGATCCGCTCTGCCTCCTCCAGCGACGTGCCCACGGGGGCCGTGACGAGCCCCTCCGAGGTCATTACCTCGCTGATGGGGCGGTCGTCGGTCGCCTCGAACTGGAGGTCACGGTTGGTGAGGATGCCGACGAGCGTGCCGTCCCCGTCGATGATCGGCACGCCGCTGATGGAGAAGCGCGTCATCATGGTCGCCGCTTCGGCCAGGGTCGCGCCCTTGGTCAGCGTGATGGGGTCCATGATCATGCCGCTCTCGGAGCGCTTGACGCGGTCCACCTCGGACGCCTGCAGCTCCACCGACATGTTCTTGTGTACGATGCCCAGCCCACCCTCCCGCGCCATGGCGATCGCCATGCCGGACTCGGTCACCGTATCCATGGCGGCCGATACGAGCGGGATCGGCAGCTCGATCGCGCGCGTGAGGCGGGTGCGCACCGAGGTCGCCGTGGGATGCACGGTCGAGTGCGCGGGCACCAGAAGAATGTCGTCGAACGTGAGCGCCTCGCCCTGATCGCGCTCGTCGGGTCGATTGTCAGCCATGCGCTTCCCGCCGGGATACAAGACGCCCGCGGCGGATTCTCCCACGTGGGTTCATCCTCACCGCGGGCGATTGCGGCCCCGATCGGTCGTCCGGCGGCCGGAGTGCACCGCCCCCGCCCGGCTCGGGTGCCGGCAAGCTACCCGGGCCCCGGGGGGGAGTCAAGCGGGCTGCGGCCCGTCGTCCTCGGAGTCCGCGAGCACCGGTCCGGTGGCCTGCTCGGAGTCGGATTCGTCCCCCTCGTCCACCGCCGAGCCGGCGGCGTCGCGCACCGGCTGAGGCCCCGTGGCCGGCGTACTCAGGCCCTCGCCGATCCCCTCCACCAGGCCCCGGCCCACCGACGACACCTCGTCCAGGACCTTCCCCGCCGCTCCGAACACCTTCATGGTGCCGCTCATGACGCTGGGCACCACCGAGCGGGCGCGCATGCGGTCCTCCAGGCGCTCCGCGAAGCTCTGCAGCCCGGAGGGCGCCGCGGACGGC
This window encodes:
- a CDS encoding peptidylprolyl isomerase; the protein is MRRIVATTAVLAGAVAISACEGVGQALSSHTDVLARAGGHEFTVQEVSRLLIDNPRLPAQPDVVEALANVWIDYTLLAGHVARDSTLESLDLRDVVQPEIDNIVVSRYRDDVVVVDTILTEDELRARFDQDQPGLEVRARHVLLQVTPDATPEVRDSVRTLIADVRSRAAAGDDFGALAEEYSQDPGSATRGGDLGFFPRGQMVRPFEEAAFALQPGDVSDVVETSFGYHVIKVEERREPNYEERKDAFAQSLKTQLVFEAEQAYVDSLLEALEIEVQPEAPDVVRELARDREAELGARRRGRTLVSYRDGRYTVGDLADLLYRVAQAQLAQLAAAGDEEVQGILEQQARNKILIESARRAGHTATQVEQDSVVAAARSMLRAATTGMGLADLQPVEGEDERAMIDRVVFEALVEAAAGRRNVPPLGPLSHFLREGANARIFMQAAEEVIRVTNEGRRENLPELPEGQPVPTQPVPDGEQTEEQGG
- a CDS encoding peptidylprolyl isomerase, with translation MTAPQLPHFPRAAALALATVALLPPARAATQEPDLPAPTQPQAAPQLLDGIAAVVGDSIVLRSYLDEQLVDLARAGQQLPNDPVALAELRGEILRGLVEELVIVQAALQDSVIVPEEEIQGRVDQEIEQVEARYANEGGAPAMQAALQREGLTLAAYRNILAGRLRKRETITAYMREMRQSRGYPPVTDQDVRDLYEEQKERLGQRPATVSFRQVVIAPEPSEEAKEAALEEMRGILDELAEGAEFEALARRHSDDPGSRQLGGDLGWFRRGIMVDEFDRVVFTMRVGQISPIVETPFGFHVIKLEKTKGPERQASHILVTPEITDADRERARARADSVAAALRDGASIEDMIEEYHDEGTGEQSRVGPFPRDLLQQRQPAYAAALETGQVGDVAGPLELPGPPDVKFAVVLLTEVAAAGEFSFDEAEATLRQQLQDQRLYQEVVGELSSRMYVDVRL
- the pdxA gene encoding 4-hydroxythreonine-4-phosphate dehydrogenase PdxA; the encoded protein is MGPEVAAAGVREHAGRASFLVFGPAGADVDLGEAEFRQVGAWTPGAGDALAGRLAGDAIRAAVDAALAGQVDALVTAPIDKHALQRGGYAFPGHTELLRHLTASGAVAMMMAAERTRLGGPLRVVLATTHLPLAAVPAAVTRDLLVEQGLLGAAGLRAGWGIAEPRVALCALNPHASDGGLFGTEEADVLAPAVQGLRHAGVDASGPFPADTVFTRALRGEFDAVIAPYHDVGMAAFKTAAFGTGVNVTLGLPFPRTSPDHGTAMDIAGRGVADPTSMNEAIGLAAHLAMRGWG
- the ftsE gene encoding cell division ATP-binding protein FtsE, whose product is MIRFENVVKRYARATALDGVSFQLGKGGFCFLTGHSGAGKSTVLRLLHMAERPTSGEVRVSGYSGSKVRRRDIARLRRKIGYVFQDFRLLQDRTAAENVGFALEVTGARRAEVRTRVARLLSQVGLSTKSGALPSQLSGGEQQRVAIARALANDPLVLLADEPTGNLDERATRGVYDLFSEINTAGTAVVFATHDLELVRRAAFARVLELDHGKIVFDSAERGAA
- a CDS encoding permease-like cell division protein FtsX — translated: MNHALREALAAFRRAPLLTALSAAMIGLSLLVVGLFGVATWNVNRVLDEVESRVEIVAYLRDSASPDQVTELQAALVERPDVDQVFYVTREQALDNARRDMAEFDSIFSSLEVNPLPASLEIRMLARYRDAAGVRAVAAAASEMPIVEDVRFGADWLDKVFLLRKVAGAASVVLGATFGLVAALIIGAAVRISIFARKEEIEIMHLVGAGDAFIRGPFLLEGLFTGVLGGAAALSATYLVFRVLSGRVVHLAWMPAQWVGLGLLAGALLGMLASAFAVRRYLRTT
- a CDS encoding peptidoglycan DD-metalloendopeptidase family protein yields the protein MRTLAALAIGALLTASAAPATAQVTREIQESRQRLEQIRAERERLQTEMRQLSNQVQSATRRVTNLEGQVDASVAALREMDFQTAALATSSEEISGALTRTRDQLRERKAVLNRRLREIYKRGPMHTVRVLLGAQSFADVLTRYKYLQQIALAEQLLVSEVSSLEGDLVAQERDLGLGLRELERLRSEKIAEVARLERLEGQAQNALRGARRREADTRSRLGELEADERQLAGAIAELERRRLEEERSRVIAGGAPTGGGALDMADLGSLDWPVDGRLAYRFGPERRANGVVLRWNGVGIGAAAGTPVRAVEEGRIVHAGQFEGYGPSVWVSHGAGYYTLYLYLRSMAVGVGDSVTKGQVLGTVGGEGTPEGAHIEFQVRVPVRGGVPEAVDPLTWLRARR
- the moaC gene encoding cyclic pyranopterin monophosphate synthase MoaC, coding for MFRVSAPESRSPRMIDVGDKDVTQRVAVAEGALRMDAATLGAIVRGEAPKGDPLPVARIAGIQGAKRTPELIPLCHPLPLTGADVELHIDESLPGVRARATVKTRARTGVEMEALAAVTTALLTVYDMAKALDRGMRLEDVRVVRKEGGRSGTWTEEASS
- a CDS encoding lytic transglycosylase domain-containing protein — encoded protein: MSGVPGWPDFVERRARPPARAAPPAPRPSLLRRSSVMVAAVALVGLASLGGGADTATTERAARDRAAEQRAQILREAGAGERAVLEDRITRLDRVITYSARFGVPADLAAEIYDAAVGEGVDPALAFALVRVESSFRRRVVSNRGAVGLTQVLPSTAFWLEPDLERRDLFRERTNLRVGFRYLRSLIERYDGDRRTALLAYNRGPTRVDSLRRHGVDPANGYADAVIRLAVP